The following proteins come from a genomic window of Saccharicrinis carchari:
- a CDS encoding PKD domain-containing protein, producing MKIKTIIFTVLLSVCTSMIKSQSNMYEVNKAAFSSARFDDFSPVFYEGGLVFVSNRGGSAFVDYSGGQEKGPVGMFFVEKDAKGNWKRAKLFSKDLSTKFNDGPITFNATGDLSYFSRNMFIIRNQKKNPFYRNKLGLFWAVKNGKEWTNIKPFRHNNDWFNITTPYMAPDGKRLYFSSDKPDGFGGADLYYCEWQNGYWGEPVNLGPKINTDKNEAYPFLNEVGELFFSSNGHPGLGGKDIFVTKRKGDGWHQPVRLNSPINSAHDDFGIVTDALLDSGYFSSQRERSIDIYGFKTMQHQVWFAQPQKENNYCVPFTNKSAIKVDTLLFQYQWSFADGNTRYGKSVKYCFPESGRYLVNINVVDRASKEIFFHVSTLEVEVRNVEQPFISAEDYVLLGDSIYMDGLKTEFPNHEILKFYWQIDDTTFKQGAHIAYQYKRAGEHTVKLAVALQSKETGKKSKRAVSKDIQVFASEKEKQQYIETVATALNEDVVSEEKGNFKIKTIYQADKNATKESVFRLQLLRSNEKVPFESSVFERVPSKYQIQERFNSADSTFIYFIDEQAQLQSLYPAYKHIVSSGFETARVTYNSLTHPAEKELFRINQKYGVQSDEFFNSRNTLITNGILMLNNIVNLLNKYPEIIMEVRVHTDNMASASQSLNLSKIRARKITDYLVSSGISNDRIIPVGKGEAFPIRSNLLEKGRRMNRRLEFKIFK from the coding sequence ATGAAAATTAAAACTATAATTTTTACAGTGCTACTTTCTGTCTGTACCTCGATGATAAAAAGCCAATCGAATATGTATGAGGTAAATAAAGCTGCTTTTAGTTCTGCTAGGTTCGATGACTTTTCGCCGGTTTTTTATGAAGGAGGACTGGTGTTTGTTTCAAACAGAGGGGGCTCTGCTTTTGTGGATTATTCAGGCGGACAAGAGAAAGGACCTGTAGGGATGTTTTTTGTGGAAAAAGATGCCAAAGGCAATTGGAAAAGAGCCAAGTTGTTCTCGAAAGACCTAAGTACCAAATTTAATGATGGCCCCATTACGTTTAATGCCACGGGCGATTTGAGTTATTTTTCCAGAAATATGTTTATTATTCGGAATCAAAAGAAAAATCCGTTTTACCGCAATAAATTGGGGCTTTTTTGGGCTGTTAAAAATGGCAAGGAGTGGACCAACATAAAGCCCTTTAGGCACAATAACGATTGGTTTAATATAACCACCCCATATATGGCACCCGATGGAAAGCGTTTGTATTTCTCTTCCGACAAGCCTGATGGATTTGGCGGTGCCGATTTATACTATTGTGAATGGCAGAATGGCTATTGGGGTGAGCCGGTAAACCTTGGGCCAAAAATAAATACCGATAAAAATGAGGCTTATCCCTTTTTAAATGAGGTGGGCGAGTTGTTCTTTTCGTCCAATGGGCATCCCGGCTTGGGCGGAAAGGATATTTTTGTGACCAAACGAAAGGGCGATGGCTGGCATCAACCAGTTCGGCTCAATTCACCTATCAACTCAGCACACGACGATTTCGGAATTGTTACTGATGCACTACTGGACAGTGGATATTTTTCGTCGCAAAGGGAGCGTAGTATCGATATTTATGGCTTTAAAACTATGCAGCACCAGGTATGGTTTGCACAGCCGCAAAAAGAAAACAATTACTGTGTGCCTTTTACAAATAAGAGTGCGATCAAAGTAGATACATTGTTGTTTCAATATCAATGGAGTTTTGCTGACGGGAATACAAGGTATGGGAAAAGTGTGAAATATTGTTTCCCAGAATCCGGTAGGTATTTGGTAAATATTAATGTTGTAGACAGAGCCTCAAAAGAAATATTTTTTCATGTAAGTACACTGGAAGTAGAAGTTAGGAATGTTGAGCAGCCTTTTATCAGCGCTGAGGATTACGTATTGCTGGGCGATAGTATCTATATGGATGGATTAAAAACTGAGTTCCCAAATCACGAGATATTAAAGTTTTATTGGCAGATAGATGATACAACATTTAAACAAGGTGCCCACATTGCCTATCAGTATAAAAGGGCAGGTGAGCATACTGTAAAGCTTGCTGTAGCATTGCAGTCGAAGGAAACGGGGAAAAAAAGCAAACGGGCCGTATCGAAAGATATACAGGTGTTTGCCAGCGAAAAGGAAAAACAACAGTATATCGAAACAGTAGCTACTGCCTTAAACGAAGATGTGGTTTCTGAAGAAAAGGGTAATTTTAAAATAAAAACGATTTACCAAGCCGATAAAAATGCGACAAAGGAAAGTGTATTTAGGTTACAGCTACTGCGTTCGAATGAAAAAGTGCCTTTTGAAAGTTCTGTTTTTGAAAGGGTTCCCTCCAAATATCAAATACAGGAACGCTTTAATTCTGCGGACAGTACATTTATCTATTTTATCGATGAGCAAGCGCAACTGCAGTCATTATATCCGGCTTATAAGCATATTGTGTCGAGTGGATTTGAAACAGCAAGGGTAACATACAATTCGCTTACCCACCCAGCCGAAAAGGAGTTGTTTAGAATAAATCAGAAATATGGGGTGCAGTCGGACGAGTTTTTTAACAGCAGAAATACTTTAATAACAAACGGTATACTAATGCTCAATAATATTGTGAACTTGCTAAACAAATATCCGGAAATAATCATGGAAGTCCGCGTGCATACAGATAACATGGCTAGTGCTTCTCAAAGTTTAAACTTATCCAAAATACGAGCTCGTAAAATTACAGACTACCTGGTTAGTAGTGGCATTAGCAACGATAGAATTATTCCGGTTGGAAAGGGCGAAGCATTCCCGATTCGATCCAATTTATTAGAGAAGGGCAGAAGAATGAACCGTAGGTTAGAATTTAAAATTTTTAAATAA
- a CDS encoding polysaccharide biosynthesis/export family protein — protein sequence MKTKQILFYIAMVLFLGLSSCVSRKKMTYLKYSGALSKVDPSSFDGRKMVKPSEYKIMPYDNLFINVSSLDPKWSSMFNTASEGSLTEESAILQGYLVDIEGNIEIPFIGKVRVMGETLEQIKTKLESTFSSYVKDASITVRLVNNHVSVIGEVMTPGKYQLTKVRVNIFEALAMAGDLSSYGNRTKIQLIRPTPYGPVVKEFSLGDRSILNSEFYYVMPNDIIYAPPLKGKSFQVNSSVFAILISVANAGLVVFALLNTSN from the coding sequence ATGAAGACAAAACAGATATTATTTTACATTGCCATGGTGCTGTTCTTAGGTTTAAGTTCCTGTGTATCACGCAAAAAAATGACCTACCTTAAATATTCGGGTGCATTAAGTAAGGTAGATCCAAGCTCTTTTGATGGAAGAAAGATGGTGAAACCATCCGAATATAAAATTATGCCTTACGATAACCTGTTCATTAACGTATCCTCCCTTGACCCCAAATGGTCATCGATGTTTAACACCGCATCTGAGGGCTCCCTCACCGAGGAAAGTGCCATCCTGCAAGGGTATCTGGTGGATATAGAGGGTAATATCGAAATACCTTTTATTGGTAAGGTTAGAGTAATGGGAGAGACCCTTGAACAAATTAAAACTAAACTGGAATCTACGTTTAGTAGTTACGTAAAAGATGCATCCATCACCGTTAGGCTGGTCAACAATCATGTTAGTGTAATAGGCGAGGTGATGACTCCAGGCAAGTACCAGCTTACCAAGGTGAGGGTAAATATTTTTGAAGCCCTGGCCATGGCCGGCGACCTCAGCAGCTATGGCAATCGTACAAAAATTCAACTGATTCGTCCAACTCCTTACGGGCCGGTTGTTAAGGAGTTTTCGCTGGGCGACAGAAGTATTTTGAATTCGGAATTTTACTATGTTATGCCCAACGACATTATTTATGCGCCACCCCTCAAAGGCAAGTCATTCCAGGTAAACTCTTCGGTTTTTGCTATTTTGATTTCGGTAGCAAATGCCGGCCTCGTTGTTTTTGCGTTACTTAATACAAGTAACTAA
- a CDS encoding GumC family protein, with protein MKNNNKALEFKKAKSGFMDVGVDPGAILKILSKNWYFFAVSIVLAIIGARYYIMHTMPVYRVYTSVLIYEEESNTGNDNDELLKGLGLPGGMRNLENQIKIITSRELTERAVRGLGFEIEYYYKTVRNQIPLYPDIPIEIKYSGKNPLPHNVELGVHYIANDDFKLYSEAQGLDIRAKFGETIRFPDGDIIIICNNKDWFKEHQDIDLNFVVHSPERLVKYFNSRINVDMLTRSGSILEISMNGVNREQDVDFLNELTAVFQDLSLEKKNMEANRRIEFIENQLVEIRDSLVITENRLTQFRSAHRVMDLSVQGQAIISQVTTLENEKARLSLEANYYDYLADYLEKDKTGELPMVPISMGIEDPALTSLVTELANLKEQLGGAGAGEKNPLQNLLNQRMRSKKEELMETLNGLRRANNLATRENNERLSRINSQASALPVTERQMLGIERKFKLNDDIYTFLLQKMSELQMQKASNRPDNEVIDPASVMYSQMVAPNATMIYFIALFLGGAVPMLYFYLVFALNNRFRNEDIARLGDLPVVGNIPHIKGNTFTDIFESPDSVIAESYRLVRSRLQFVTDEKKNPVVLVTSPMPGDGKTLTAINLAAVYSLLGKKTVLVGFDLRNPKFARAFDLTKEYGVSTYLIGENKVDDIIQETFHANLSVISSGPIPPNPSELTASVATAKLFGELKARFDYIIVDSAPIGLISDTHHLTAHVDSVLMVVRMNKTQKDMMKQALEECLSGNDHVSVLINDADMKPKRYGYGKKYGYIKETKKSKKAI; from the coding sequence ATGAAGAACAACAATAAAGCATTGGAGTTTAAAAAAGCTAAGTCAGGATTTATGGATGTCGGTGTCGATCCGGGAGCCATTCTTAAGATATTAAGCAAAAACTGGTATTTTTTTGCAGTGTCCATTGTATTGGCCATAATAGGAGCCAGATATTATATAATGCATACCATGCCGGTTTACAGGGTATATACTTCAGTTCTGATATACGAAGAGGAAAGCAATACCGGTAACGATAATGATGAGTTGTTAAAAGGATTGGGATTGCCCGGTGGAATGAGAAACCTGGAAAATCAAATAAAAATCATTACTTCCCGGGAACTCACTGAGCGGGCAGTGCGTGGTTTGGGTTTTGAGATAGAATATTACTATAAAACCGTTCGCAATCAGATTCCTTTATATCCGGATATACCGATAGAAATTAAGTATAGTGGTAAAAATCCTTTACCGCATAATGTGGAATTGGGTGTGCATTACATCGCCAACGATGATTTTAAATTATATTCCGAAGCACAAGGACTTGATATCAGAGCCAAGTTTGGCGAAACCATCAGATTTCCCGATGGCGACATTATCATAATATGTAACAACAAGGATTGGTTTAAAGAGCACCAGGATATTGATTTAAACTTTGTGGTGCATAGCCCCGAACGTTTGGTAAAATATTTTAACAGCAGAATTAACGTTGACATGTTAACCAGATCCGGCTCCATCCTCGAAATTAGTATGAACGGGGTAAACAGAGAGCAGGATGTTGACTTTTTAAATGAGTTGACCGCCGTTTTTCAGGATTTGTCGCTCGAAAAGAAAAATATGGAGGCCAACCGGAGAATCGAGTTCATCGAAAACCAATTGGTTGAGATTAGGGATTCGTTGGTTATTACCGAAAACAGGCTTACACAGTTTAGGTCGGCACACAGAGTCATGGATCTTTCGGTGCAGGGACAAGCCATCATTTCGCAGGTAACCACACTCGAAAACGAAAAAGCGCGGCTTAGTCTCGAAGCCAATTATTACGATTATCTGGCTGATTATCTCGAAAAGGACAAAACCGGAGAGTTGCCTATGGTGCCCATCAGCATGGGCATTGAGGATCCGGCGCTCACAAGCCTGGTTACGGAGCTGGCTAACCTTAAAGAACAGTTGGGAGGAGCAGGGGCAGGAGAAAAAAATCCCTTACAAAACCTGCTAAACCAAAGGATGCGAAGTAAAAAGGAAGAGTTGATGGAGACCTTGAATGGATTGCGCCGTGCCAACAACCTGGCTACCAGAGAAAATAACGAACGTCTCTCTCGTATCAACTCCCAGGCGTCGGCACTACCGGTAACAGAACGTCAAATGCTGGGTATCGAGCGAAAATTTAAGTTGAACGACGATATATATACTTTTTTATTGCAAAAAATGTCGGAGCTGCAAATGCAAAAAGCTTCAAACCGACCCGATAATGAGGTTATAGATCCGGCAAGTGTGATGTACAGCCAGATGGTGGCACCTAATGCTACCATGATATATTTTATCGCCCTGTTTTTGGGTGGTGCAGTGCCTATGCTTTATTTTTATTTGGTTTTTGCCCTCAACAATCGATTCAGAAATGAGGACATCGCCAGACTGGGCGATTTGCCTGTGGTGGGCAATATTCCGCATATCAAAGGAAATACTTTTACGGATATATTTGAAAGCCCCGATTCGGTTATAGCAGAGTCGTACCGACTGGTGCGTTCGCGTTTGCAATTTGTTACTGATGAAAAGAAAAATCCGGTTGTGCTGGTTACCTCACCCATGCCGGGAGACGGTAAAACACTGACGGCGATAAATCTGGCAGCCGTGTACAGTTTATTAGGAAAGAAAACTGTTTTGGTGGGCTTCGATTTACGTAACCCTAAGTTTGCCAGGGCTTTTGATCTCACTAAAGAGTATGGAGTGTCCACTTATCTGATAGGCGAAAATAAAGTGGATGATATAATTCAGGAAACATTTCATGCCAATCTTTCCGTTATCTCGTCCGGCCCCATACCCCCCAATCCGTCCGAACTCACGGCATCTGTAGCAACAGCGAAATTATTCGGGGAGTTGAAAGCCCGTTTTGATTATATTATCGTGGATTCGGCCCCCATAGGTTTAATATCCGACACCCATCATTTAACAGCACATGTTGATTCTGTGCTAATGGTAGTACGTATGAACAAAACGCAGAAAGATATGATGAAGCAGGCTTTAGAAGAGTGTCTGTCAGGTAACGATCACGTGAGCGTGCTGATAAACGATGCAGATATGAAACCCAAACGATATGGCTACGGGAAAAAATATGGGTATATCAAAGAAACTAAAAAATCAAAAAAAGCAATATAA
- a CDS encoding sugar 3,4-ketoisomerase gives MKPALIELPKYLDIRGNLSFVEEDTQLPFKIKRVYWIYDVPGGEIRGGHAFRKTQELMIALSGSFDLVLNDGRQDYKYSLNRSYHGVFIPNMMWRKIENFSTNSLAVIISSTDYDANDYVRDFNEFKKLTQC, from the coding sequence ATGAAACCTGCCTTAATTGAATTGCCAAAATATTTAGATATTAGAGGAAATTTATCCTTCGTAGAAGAGGATACACAACTTCCTTTTAAAATAAAGCGCGTGTATTGGATTTATGACGTTCCGGGTGGCGAAATACGGGGCGGTCATGCCTTTAGAAAAACGCAGGAGCTTATGATAGCGCTCTCTGGCAGTTTTGACCTGGTGCTGAATGATGGCCGTCAGGATTATAAATACTCGCTCAACAGATCCTATCATGGAGTCTTTATCCCTAATATGATGTGGCGTAAAATCGAAAATTTTTCAACCAATTCATTGGCTGTCATTATCTCTTCAACCGATTATGATGCCAACGATTATGTGAGGGACTTTAACGAGTTTAAAAAACTAACGCAATGCTAA
- a CDS encoding sugar 3,4-ketoisomerase, protein MLSYVSDIHNCNVVELSKIHNPAGNITIVQNNKDLPFDVKRVYYLYDVPGGSERGGHAHKGLYQLIVAASGSFDVIIDDGKQKKIIQLNRPNFGLMVIPGIWREIVNFSSGAICFVLASEKYSEDDYIRSYDEFLNYKKH, encoded by the coding sequence ATGCTAAGCTATGTTTCTGACATCCACAATTGCAATGTGGTAGAATTGAGTAAAATACATAACCCTGCGGGTAATATTACCATCGTTCAAAACAATAAAGATTTACCTTTTGATGTCAAAAGGGTGTATTATCTCTATGATGTACCCGGCGGATCGGAGCGTGGCGGGCATGCACACAAAGGATTGTATCAGTTGATTGTGGCCGCCAGTGGCAGCTTCGACGTGATTATTGACGATGGCAAGCAAAAAAAAATCATACAGCTGAACCGTCCTAACTTTGGCCTGATGGTAATACCCGGGATATGGCGCGAGATAGTTAACTTTTCGTCAGGGGCTATCTGCTTTGTGCTCGCATCCGAAAAGTACAGCGAGGACGATTATATTCGTAGTTACGATGAATTCCTAAACTATAAAAAACACTAA
- a CDS encoding DegT/DnrJ/EryC1/StrS family aminotransferase has product MFVLNPDPYSLPCYRIGPFKTKDLSINHHLPQSNKIDDYFNQRFSGRAYAYTENGRRAIYLALQSLNLKKNDVVTILTTSNNFYISGCVTAEIEKFCQWSREMLPQTKAIFINHEFGFPYPYPDKLRDLGLPIIEDCANAFFSEGIGVPPGTVGDFVIYSFPKTFPLQVGGLLVADKLSDKNKNSEIDQQLLRHIKNVLSAYIDSKEDIIKKRLRNYNYLEKEFLKLGFEPRFQVDKGTMPGVFMFKTEGHQIDLAGLKNHFYAHGVQCSVFYGEEAFFIPVHQALVQDDLDYFVAVMDNFLNK; this is encoded by the coding sequence ATGTTTGTTCTAAATCCCGACCCCTACAGCTTGCCATGTTACCGCATAGGTCCGTTTAAAACAAAGGACTTATCAATTAATCATCATCTTCCACAAAGCAATAAAATAGATGATTATTTCAACCAGCGGTTTAGCGGACGCGCATATGCTTATACCGAAAACGGGCGAAGAGCTATCTATTTGGCTTTACAAAGCTTGAATCTGAAAAAAAATGATGTGGTTACTATTTTAACCACTTCCAATAACTTTTATATTAGTGGCTGTGTTACTGCCGAAATTGAAAAGTTTTGTCAATGGTCGCGCGAAATGCTTCCGCAAACAAAAGCCATTTTCATAAACCACGAGTTTGGCTTCCCCTATCCCTACCCCGATAAATTAAGAGACCTCGGTTTGCCCATTATCGAAGATTGTGCCAATGCTTTTTTTTCGGAGGGTATAGGTGTCCCTCCCGGAACCGTAGGCGATTTTGTAATCTATAGTTTCCCTAAAACATTTCCCTTGCAGGTAGGTGGACTATTGGTAGCCGATAAACTAAGTGATAAAAACAAAAATTCCGAAATAGATCAACAACTGTTGCGTCACATAAAAAATGTGCTGTCGGCGTATATTGATAGCAAAGAGGATATAATTAAAAAAAGGTTGCGCAATTATAACTATCTGGAAAAGGAGTTTTTAAAGCTGGGGTTCGAACCTCGTTTCCAGGTGGATAAAGGCACGATGCCGGGCGTGTTTATGTTTAAAACAGAAGGACATCAAATAGACCTGGCCGGGCTAAAAAACCACTTTTACGCGCATGGTGTTCAATGTAGTGTTTTTTACGGCGAAGAAGCTTTTTTTATACCTGTGCATCAGGCCTTAGTGCAGGATGACCTTGATTATTTTGTAGCTGTGATGGATAATTTTTTAAATAAGTAA
- a CDS encoding LbetaH domain-containing protein, producing the protein MATQNVNIMLSSNPNESDRQLRVFPIKKQVLEMSTHSSIGTGTVTMPNVLWGNYCVVAHNSFVYTSFRSYSIIGGKPAKLIRTFTEGEINIILGEEE; encoded by the coding sequence ATGGCTACACAAAATGTAAATATCATGCTGTCCTCCAATCCTAATGAATCCGATCGACAATTAAGGGTATTCCCTATAAAAAAACAAGTACTTGAAATGAGCACACATTCTTCGATAGGAACGGGTACCGTTACAATGCCTAATGTATTGTGGGGTAATTATTGCGTTGTTGCCCACAATAGCTTTGTTTACACATCATTCCGCTCCTACTCGATTATAGGAGGTAAACCCGCCAAGTTAATCCGAACTTTTACCGAAGGTGAAATTAACATCATATTGGGTGAGGAAGAATAA
- a CDS encoding DegT/DnrJ/EryC1/StrS family aminotransferase produces MTKFLDIQKITASYQPDLSNAVKRVIDSGWFLLGEETQHFEQEYAHYIGTFNCIGTANGLDALRLILKAYIQLGIMHEGDEILVPANTYIASILAITDNKLKPVLVEPEINTYNLDVSLIEQSITPKTKAIMVVHLYGQLCWSEELEQLAKKYQLKIIEDNAQAAGAQITYTPLGTQRSALVRSGALGHAAGHSFYPGKNLGALGDGGAVTTNDKELANTVRALGNYGSAKKYINDYKGLNSRLDEIQAAVLRVKLKRLDQDNQHRREIAHYYMKNIKHRDVILPLPFTPHSSHNALSHVWHLFVIRHPERDRLQQYMTENGIQTLIHYPIPPHKQKAYREWNAHSYPVSEKIHRHVLSLPISQVMSMEEVKKVVDVINGF; encoded by the coding sequence GTGACTAAATTTTTAGACATTCAAAAAATAACCGCAAGCTACCAGCCCGACCTAAGCAACGCGGTAAAAAGGGTAATCGATAGTGGTTGGTTTTTATTGGGCGAAGAAACCCAACACTTTGAACAGGAATATGCCCATTATATCGGCACATTCAATTGCATAGGAACTGCCAATGGTTTAGATGCCCTTCGCCTGATTCTTAAAGCCTATATCCAACTAGGCATAATGCACGAGGGAGATGAGATACTCGTTCCGGCCAACACCTATATCGCATCTATACTTGCTATTACTGATAATAAGTTGAAACCGGTATTAGTGGAACCTGAGATAAATACTTACAATCTGGATGTTAGTTTGATAGAGCAAAGCATAACGCCAAAAACCAAAGCCATCATGGTGGTTCATCTCTATGGGCAGTTGTGCTGGTCGGAAGAATTGGAGCAGTTGGCAAAAAAGTATCAACTAAAAATAATAGAAGACAACGCGCAAGCAGCAGGCGCCCAAATCACCTACACTCCCCTCGGCACTCAGCGTTCAGCACTTGTCCGCAGTGGTGCGTTGGGGCATGCTGCCGGCCATAGTTTTTATCCCGGAAAAAACCTAGGCGCTCTGGGCGATGGAGGTGCGGTAACCACCAACGATAAGGAGTTGGCCAATACCGTGCGCGCCTTGGGTAATTACGGCTCTGCCAAAAAGTATATAAACGATTACAAGGGGCTGAATTCCCGTCTCGACGAAATACAAGCTGCCGTTTTACGGGTAAAACTAAAACGCCTGGATCAAGACAACCAACACCGGAGGGAGATTGCCCATTATTATATGAAAAATATTAAGCATCGGGATGTAATATTGCCCTTACCGTTCACTCCTCACTCCTCACATAATGCTTTGAGTCATGTATGGCACTTGTTTGTAATTCGTCATCCCGAACGTGATCGCTTGCAGCAGTATATGACAGAAAATGGTATCCAAACCTTAATCCATTACCCCATACCCCCGCATAAACAGAAGGCATATAGGGAGTGGAATGCTCACTCTTATCCTGTTAGTGAGAAGATTCACCGGCATGTGCTCAGCTTGCCCATTAGCCAGGTGATGAGCATGGAGGAAGTGAAAAAAGTGGTGGATGTAATCAATGGCTTTTAG
- a CDS encoding O-antigen translocase, with protein MEKNLNNSENSAPSKLASLENLSREQQTNNAKTNKEKTDKEDQSSYRQIFKATSLFGGVQVINILIGIIRVKFIAVLLGTAGVGILGLLNAPLQLIISIAGLGIAFSAVRDISEAQGTGDKSRIAKTILTVKRWTWFTGLLAAVITLSLSPLLSQWSFGNSDYTWAFVWLSVTLFLQAISDGQKAILQGMRRLQDLAKSGVIGSALGLLTSIPLYYFYGLKGIVPSFIVTAVTVLFLTWYFSRKVKTDKVELTPKETWKKGLGMAQLGISMTLAGFITTLSTYILNAYISNTGGVEQVGLYNAGWGVVGQYTGIVFTAMATDYFPRLSAIQHDNLKVRKLVSQQAETALLIMAPLLALLIVTMPLAVRVLYTSAFLPIVMFANLTVLGMQLKAVSWSMGYVFLAKGDGRLFLILEIVSGAFILGLNLLFYYLYGLNGLGISFILSFLFGVVLSYAVLNKKYQFRLSKKFYGRFLITYSIVVLSFITVFIPDEIVRYGAGTGVLIIAIVYSYYKLNELMDIKQLVLDKLNKL; from the coding sequence GTGGAAAAAAACTTGAATAATTCCGAAAATTCTGCGCCTTCAAAGCTAGCCTCCCTGGAAAATTTATCCCGGGAGCAGCAAACCAATAATGCAAAAACCAATAAGGAAAAAACAGATAAAGAAGATCAATCTTCCTATCGTCAAATATTTAAAGCCACTTCCTTATTCGGAGGTGTACAGGTTATAAATATTCTTATTGGCATTATCAGAGTAAAATTTATAGCTGTATTGTTAGGTACAGCCGGAGTAGGTATTCTGGGTTTGTTGAATGCTCCCTTGCAATTGATTATCTCCATAGCCGGACTGGGGATTGCTTTTAGTGCGGTGCGCGATATCTCCGAAGCGCAAGGTACAGGAGATAAATCACGTATTGCCAAAACCATACTCACCGTTAAACGGTGGACCTGGTTCACCGGATTGTTGGCCGCTGTGATTACCCTTTCACTTTCGCCCTTACTCAGCCAATGGTCTTTTGGCAACAGCGATTATACCTGGGCCTTTGTATGGCTATCGGTTACCTTGTTTTTACAGGCCATTAGCGACGGGCAAAAAGCTATACTTCAGGGAATGCGCCGATTGCAGGACCTGGCAAAGAGTGGTGTAATCGGTTCTGCGCTGGGTTTACTAACCTCCATACCGCTGTACTATTTTTACGGCTTAAAAGGTATCGTCCCTTCGTTTATCGTTACCGCTGTTACAGTACTGTTTTTAACCTGGTATTTTTCGCGCAAGGTAAAAACCGATAAAGTAGAATTAACACCCAAAGAAACCTGGAAGAAGGGCCTGGGCATGGCACAATTGGGTATATCCATGACTTTAGCCGGATTTATTACCACTTTATCCACCTATATCCTTAATGCCTATATCAGTAATACAGGCGGGGTGGAGCAAGTGGGGCTATACAATGCCGGATGGGGCGTGGTAGGGCAATACACAGGTATCGTATTTACCGCTATGGCAACCGATTACTTTCCTCGTCTTTCTGCCATTCAGCACGATAACTTAAAAGTCCGTAAATTGGTGAGTCAGCAGGCCGAAACCGCTCTGCTGATTATGGCACCTCTTTTAGCGCTTTTAATTGTTACCATGCCTCTCGCCGTCAGGGTTCTATACACCTCGGCGTTTTTACCCATCGTTATGTTTGCCAACTTAACAGTATTGGGCATGCAGTTAAAAGCGGTTTCGTGGTCTATGGGATATGTGTTTTTAGCCAAAGGCGATGGACGTTTATTTCTTATTTTAGAGATAGTTTCCGGTGCTTTTATTTTGGGCTTAAACTTGTTGTTTTATTATTTATATGGACTTAATGGCCTGGGCATTTCATTTATACTGTCCTTTTTATTTGGGGTGGTTTTGTCGTATGCCGTATTAAATAAAAAATACCAATTCAGATTGTCAAAAAAATTCTATGGCAGGTTCCTAATCACCTACTCAATCGTGGTTCTGTCCTTTATAACGGTTTTTATTCCTGACGAGATAGTGAGGTATGGAGCTGGCACGGGTGTTTTAATTATCGCTATAGTGTACTCCTACTATAAGTTAAACGAGTTAATGGATATTAAGCAGTTGGTGCTCGACAAGCTTAATAAACTTTAG